CTTGAaacttcattaaaaatatcatagaCTAAGGATTAAGTCTAAGTACACATGAAAAAATGTGTAGTATTGTAAATACTTATGTTTCAATAAAGATTTccatattttgcattttcaaagaaaattattctaatttttattaaaattttcaaactctttTGTGTCAATCTTTTTCAATGAATgttaataagtaaaatttgtataatacatattgtACTTAAAAGTATGCAAAACACATGAAGTAAACAAAATGTACATGTTAATAATACACAAAGAAAACGCTctacaattgaaaaataatataaatttttatttaggtcatattttattatgaattgcTTTATACAAATATGCAGTTACATAAACATCTGCAGcctatttattacatatttcaatTCTGAGATATAAATCACTTTTTctctgaatatttttgttcctTATATGTTATTCTATACACCCAATTCTTAGATTATAGTCTATATATTAAAGCTCAGATATAACTAATAGGAACTACTCTTGTTATAATtatgatgaaaattatttattagtttctttattttgctCTTTGATCAGCTTCGTGAATAAGTTTGACCAATTTATCTGCAATCTTCTCATTGCATGCTCCAATTGCACGTGGTTGCATGATGTTAATCTTTTTACCTGTAACAtgtattgttatttttatgctATATATGTCTTGAATGCAAGTCAATACTAAATTTTATGTGTGGagtgaaattttagaaaattttatataataagtttttaattatcaattgTCGGtcattctaattttttaaatatacttatagtatatttgtttaaatatatcatGTTACATatcatattacatattacaatCATGAAAAAGAACTGAGAAAAGGCATGTGTATAAATAGTTATTTACCTGTTTCACGATCGACAACGACACCACCTGCTTCGGAAATAATTAACGATGCCGCAGCGATATCCCACGTGGAGATACCTGGTCCCTCGATATAATAAGCCTCAACAGTTCCCATTGCGACATAACATAATGTCAATGCCGCTACACCAAGTGTGCGAAtgctataaaaagaaatacctAATTGTAGATAAAAAGTGATCGCATATATAGAAATGCAAATACAGCAATAGAAAGTAGCAATTTATTcggtataaataaataaatttcggtATAAGACATTGTAACTTTATTAGAACATGCATAAGCATATAATGTACGTAAAATAGAAGTAAAATTGAAGTAATCTGATTTTCTATCTAAATTCggattaatgaaatatatatatattcatttatatgtaaaattttttctAACAAAGACTTTATATAAGTTGACTGTGTCTTTATGATAGAGTTTTGAAAAGTCCTCTTGAAAAGAACAAACTCCTGGTATCCAGGGTTTATTCGGcatgaaaataacaaatataaagatatgaaATACATAGATACAATTTATGAAGTAacttcgaattaaaaaaaaaacaatgatAGGATATTTGAGTACCTTACCCTTGAGCTTCTAAAGCGATTGTTCTTAGTCTTTCGATAGTCTTTTCCCTCATGTGATGCACTTTTATGAAACCACTTTCCATGCAGACCAAAGCTTTCGACAAATCTGTGAACACAtcgaacatttttaatatcgaagaATAAGGATTTGAAAACACATacagaataatatttattttttctatacgGAATTCACCGTTTTATTCGGTCGAAAAATGATTCCTTTTGATATGTAAAACCACATTAAAACAGTAAATCTTTTGcaacaatttattaacaaCATGTCTATTAACTTAAACTTCGTAAATCAAAATTGCAATTTACCTTGAACATTGGAGACCTTTATAGGTTTGTTGTTTAAAAACGCGCCGCGACCCTTCCTCGCTGTGAATAGTTGTTCAAGAACAGGGTTGTAAACAATGCCAATCACCATTTCTTTATTAATCGCCAAACCGATTACGACACAAGTGAGAGGGAGTCCATGAATAAAGTTGGTGGTACCATCGATTGGATCAATGATCCACGTCGGATCATCTGTCAACTCTGGAAGCTCTTTTCCAGTCGACTCTTCACCGATAAATCTGACACcaaatttttcatacatttttctctcccaaaaatttttataaagtttataaagtgaattttaaataaatatatttacctGTGGCCTGGGAACTTCGATTTTAGTTGACCAATCACCACCTCCTCTATCTTTCGATCGTATTCTGTTACCAAGTCCCAATCATCCTGCTTCTCATCGACATTTTTTGCACCATTGATAGCTGCCTTGAGTAtctttaatagaaaattataaaaattaataatttgaaatattgtcgaaacttttctttttttagaatttcattatagcgaaaaatactgtaaacaaaaattaaatagtttcAAGAAAAGcataatttcgtaaaatacatagacataatattaatgagtatatataatacttgtactaatttatgtaatttaattatgatCACTAATGACTATTTAGTCGATgccataataaataaatagataataacaataataataatttcgtagAATTAGTTTGTTTGAAGTTGTACGAGAAAACATAGTTCCCGATAACTTTATTGATAATACTTcacaatattttcttattaaaatatttcctagatcaataatattttgtttttactcGTCATCTTTTATTATAAGCTTAACAT
This genomic window from Bombus fervidus isolate BK054 chromosome 5, iyBomFerv1, whole genome shotgun sequence contains:
- the LOC139987452 gene encoding inositol monophosphatase 1-like codes for the protein MARYAEDVYYEFAIKLTHDAAQILKAAINGAKNVDEKQDDWDLVTEYDRKIEEVVIGQLKSKFPGHRFIGEESTGKELPELTDDPTWIIDPIDGTTNFIHGLPLTCVVIGLAINKEMVIGIVYNPVLEQLFTARKGRGAFLNNKPIKVSNVQDLSKALVCMESGFIKVHHMREKTIERLRTIALEAQGIRTLGVAALTLCYVAMGTVEAYYIEGPGISTWDIAAASLIISEAGGVVVDRETGKKINIMQPRAIGACNEKIADKLVKLIHEADQRAK